The Acidobacteriota bacterium genome has a segment encoding these proteins:
- the prmC gene encoding peptide chain release factor N(5)-glutamine methyltransferase produces the protein MNVDEALRRAAERLRGAGVGEAAREAEHLLTHAAGLGREQLVAHPERALDRDASRRFEEAVERRAAGCPAAYITRKQEFFGLSFYVDERVLVPRPETEFLVEEALRRLPRETACIVDVGTGSGCVAVALKTKRSSWNIVATDVSREALDVARRNAAAHGAALGLVACDLLSTFPEDAAFDAVVSNPPYIGEDEWKTLDKSVREFEPSVALLAKPSPASVVERLLPEAHVRLKRGGFLIMEISPTISGAARELAKRAGFLLEAVLKDYAGLERVVVGRKA, from the coding sequence GTGAACGTGGACGAAGCGCTTCGGCGGGCGGCGGAGCGCCTGCGGGGGGCGGGCGTTGGTGAAGCGGCGCGCGAGGCCGAGCATCTCCTCACACACGCGGCGGGGCTCGGGCGCGAGCAGTTGGTGGCGCACCCGGAGCGTGCTCTCGACCGGGACGCCTCGCGGCGGTTCGAGGAGGCGGTGGAGCGCCGCGCCGCCGGATGTCCTGCGGCCTACATTACTCGCAAGCAAGAATTTTTCGGCCTTTCGTTCTACGTGGACGAGCGCGTCCTCGTCCCGCGCCCCGAGACCGAGTTCCTGGTGGAAGAGGCGCTCAGGCGCCTGCCGCGCGAGACCGCGTGTATCGTAGATGTAGGCACCGGCTCGGGGTGCGTCGCCGTGGCGCTCAAGACGAAACGTTCCTCGTGGAACATTGTGGCGACGGACGTTTCGCGCGAGGCGCTCGACGTCGCACGCCGAAACGCTGCGGCCCACGGCGCCGCGCTCGGGCTCGTCGCGTGCGATTTGCTGAGCACCTTCCCGGAGGACGCGGCCTTCGACGCCGTCGTTTCCAACCCGCCGTACATCGGCGAGGATGAATGGAAAACACTCGACAAATCGGTGCGGGAGTTCGAGCCGTCCGTTGCGCTTCTTGCAAAGCCGAGCCCTGCGAGCGTCGTCGAGCGCCTGCTTCCCGAGGCGCATGTCCGGCTCAAGCGCGGCGGCTTTCTGATTATGGAAATATCTCCCACGATCTCCGGCGCCGCGCGGGAGCTTGCGAAGCGGGCGGGCTTTTTGCTCGAAGCGGTCCTTAAGGATTACGCGGGGCTTGAGAGGGTGGTGGTGGGGAGGAAGGCATAA
- a CDS encoding cob(I)yrinic acid a,c-diamide adenosyltransferase, which produces MTKIYTRAGDDGETGLIGGERVPKSHLRIAAYGGVDEANAALGTALALLEDSGLKALLEPVQHDLFRVGAALATPPQRHKTAPPLARADVQRLEQAIDRLEAELPSLREFILPGGSPAAANLHLARSIVRRAERSAVALSQREKVPPEILAYLNRLSDLLFVAARAANRLASVEDISWKK; this is translated from the coding sequence GTGACGAAAATCTACACGCGCGCTGGCGACGACGGCGAAACAGGGCTCATCGGCGGAGAGCGCGTTCCGAAGAGCCATCTTCGCATTGCGGCCTACGGCGGCGTGGACGAAGCGAACGCCGCCCTGGGGACGGCCCTGGCGCTCCTTGAAGACTCCGGCCTGAAAGCGCTCCTTGAACCCGTCCAGCACGATCTCTTTCGCGTGGGCGCGGCGCTTGCGACGCCGCCCCAGCGGCACAAGACCGCTCCGCCTCTGGCCCGGGCCGATGTGCAGCGCCTCGAGCAGGCAATTGACCGGCTCGAAGCGGAGCTTCCATCCCTTCGAGAATTCATCCTTCCGGGAGGCAGCCCTGCGGCGGCGAATCTTCACCTTGCGCGCTCCATCGTGCGCCGGGCCGAGCGGAGCGCCGTGGCGCTTTCCCAGCGTGAAAAGGTGCCGCCTGAAATTTTGGCTTACCTCAACCGCCTCTCGGATCTTCTGTTCGTAGCCGCCCGCGCCGCGAACCGCCTGGCCAGCGTCGAAGATATTTCCTGGAAAAAGTAA
- a CDS encoding glycosyltransferase family 9 protein, producing MIRLSAFGDILRTLPALHALRKAFPGARIVWAAQDMARSLLDGHPEVDEWLYFPRRGGWGKWMKFLKNLRAREYDLALDFHGRLKSALVLRAARGARKVGLAPPGSREGARVFYREAVSCDTPNRVEQTFCLLKHVGAEPLAEWTLPLCPDARAWAREAVEPLGGKRIAFFFPGASTRRYGARKRWSEEGFAELGKQLLAAFRDTAVVVGHGPGEEGLARRIVSRIGEGAHLGPTTTLPQLAALIARCALYVGGDTGPTHLAWLLRVPTVALYPASPPERSTPPFDLPYRAVPLSRAAPLGEAVASVEQAVRSLLEH from the coding sequence ATGATTCGCCTGAGCGCCTTCGGCGACATCCTGCGGACGCTGCCGGCCCTCCACGCGCTGCGCAAGGCTTTCCCCGGGGCCCGCATCGTGTGGGCGGCGCAGGATATGGCGCGCTCCCTCCTGGATGGGCACCCCGAGGTGGACGAGTGGCTCTATTTTCCGCGCCGCGGGGGATGGGGCAAGTGGATGAAGTTTTTGAAAAACCTTCGGGCGCGCGAGTACGACCTTGCGCTCGATTTCCACGGCCGCCTCAAGAGCGCGCTTGTCCTCCGGGCCGCGCGCGGAGCGCGCAAGGTGGGTCTCGCCCCCCCGGGCTCGCGCGAGGGCGCGCGGGTTTTTTATCGGGAAGCCGTTTCCTGCGACACGCCGAACCGCGTCGAGCAGACGTTTTGTCTTCTGAAGCACGTCGGCGCAGAGCCGCTTGCCGAATGGACGCTCCCTCTTTGCCCGGACGCCCGGGCATGGGCGCGGGAGGCCGTCGAGCCGCTTGGCGGAAAACGCATCGCGTTCTTCTTCCCGGGCGCGAGCACGCGCCGCTACGGAGCCCGCAAGCGCTGGAGCGAGGAGGGCTTCGCCGAGCTTGGGAAGCAGCTTCTTGCGGCGTTCAGGGACACGGCCGTCGTGGTCGGGCATGGCCCGGGTGAAGAAGGGCTCGCCCGGCGCATCGTGAGCCGGATCGGCGAGGGTGCGCACCTCGGCCCCACGACGACGCTCCCGCAGCTTGCGGCGCTCATCGCGCGCTGCGCGCTCTACGTAGGAGGCGACACCGGCCCCACTCACCTGGCATGGCTCCTTCGGGTGCCGACGGTGGCGCTTTATCCGGCGTCCCCGCCAGAGCGCAGCACCCCCCCTTTCGATCTTCCCTACCGCGCCGTCCCGCTCTCCCGTGCGGCGCCCCTCGGGGAAGCGGTCGCGTCCGTCGAGCAGGCCGTGCGGAGTCTTTTGGAACATTGA
- the trxA gene encoding thioredoxin — protein sequence MASIVHLSDENFEQEVLRTEGPVLVDFSATWCGPCKQLEPILAEIAQGYNGRAKVCKVEIDENQNLALRFNIMSVPTIIVFQDGQPRAQINGLVPKTQIKKTLDELL from the coding sequence ATGGCCTCTATCGTGCATTTGAGCGACGAGAATTTTGAGCAGGAAGTGCTCCGCACGGAGGGCCCGGTGCTCGTGGATTTTTCGGCCACCTGGTGCGGCCCCTGCAAGCAGCTGGAGCCCATCCTTGCCGAGATTGCCCAGGGCTACAACGGCCGCGCGAAGGTCTGCAAGGTGGAGATTGACGAAAATCAGAATTTGGCGCTTCGCTTTAATATCATGAGCGTGCCGACCATCATTGTTTTTCAGGACGGCCAGCCCAGGGCCCAGATCAACGGCCTCGTTCCGAAGACCCAGATTAAGAAAACGCTCGACGAGTTGCTATAG
- a CDS encoding phosphoribosylformylglycinamidine cyclo-ligase, whose amino-acid sequence MTKKLTYASAGVSLDRWEKAYKRMKRLVDATRTREALSKVGTFGGLFKIPRGYREPVLVTSTDGVGTKLKIAFLMRRHDTVGEDLVNHCINDILVQGAQPLFFLDYMGCGKLKPSVAADVVKGFARACKREGVTLLGGETAEMPGFYAPGEYDLAGFVVGVVERKKIITGARIRPGDVLYGLPSTGLHTNGYSLARRVFFDRARWRVSRYVPELRTTLGEALLRPHRSYAKTLRRPVDRGWIKGLAHITGGGLTDNLPRILPAGRSAAIDARAWRTPPLFRLIQEMGRVSDAEMHRTFNMGVGMVAAVSPRHRAAFEAHLRRRRERFFVVGEVQRGRRMVRYG is encoded by the coding sequence ATGACGAAAAAGCTCACCTACGCCTCCGCCGGCGTTTCGCTCGACAGGTGGGAAAAAGCCTACAAGCGCATGAAGCGCCTCGTGGACGCGACGCGCACCAGGGAAGCCCTTTCCAAGGTCGGCACCTTCGGCGGCCTGTTTAAAATCCCGCGCGGCTATAGGGAGCCCGTCCTGGTCACCTCGACGGACGGCGTGGGCACCAAGCTGAAAATTGCCTTCCTGATGCGCCGCCACGACACGGTGGGCGAGGACCTGGTGAACCACTGCATCAACGACATCCTCGTCCAGGGTGCGCAGCCGCTTTTCTTTCTGGATTACATGGGGTGCGGAAAACTGAAGCCGTCCGTCGCGGCGGACGTCGTGAAGGGATTTGCCCGCGCCTGCAAGCGCGAGGGCGTCACGCTCCTCGGGGGCGAGACGGCCGAGATGCCCGGCTTCTACGCGCCGGGCGAATACGACCTGGCGGGGTTCGTCGTGGGCGTCGTCGAGCGGAAAAAAATCATCACCGGCGCGCGCATCCGCCCGGGCGACGTGTTGTACGGGCTGCCCTCGACGGGGCTTCACACGAACGGCTATTCTCTGGCGCGCAGGGTTTTCTTCGACCGGGCGCGGTGGCGCGTTTCGCGGTACGTTCCCGAGCTGCGCACCACGCTCGGCGAGGCGCTCTTGAGGCCGCACCGCTCGTACGCGAAGACGCTGCGCCGCCCCGTCGACCGGGGCTGGATCAAGGGGCTGGCGCACATTACGGGCGGCGGCTTGACCGACAATCTCCCGCGCATCCTTCCCGCGGGCCGCTCCGCCGCGATTGACGCGCGGGCCTGGCGCACGCCGCCGCTTTTCCGCCTCATCCAGGAGATGGGCCGCGTTTCGGACGCCGAGATGCACCGCACCTTTAACATGGGCGTCGGCATGGTCGCGGCCGTCTCTCCGCGCCATCGAGCGGCGTTCGAAGCGCACCTGCGGCGGCGGCGCGAGCGGTTCTTTGTCGTGGGCGAGGTGCAGCGCGGGCGGCGCATGGTGCGGTACGGATAG